CTAATTTATGAGCTAAATGCTTACAGAAATTCAACATTGGGTTGATGAGTCCTCTTCCTGGAAATGGTACCGCCACAATGTGGCATCTCTTCACTGATTTTGGCTCCTCGTTGATTTCACCCATGTCTCTCACAAGTGTACTGATTATATTACTACAAGATGACTAGTGTTACTGGGATGAAAAAATGGATCTGCTAAACAGTGCAAATTCACAAAAATTTCGTGACCCCAAAATCCCTAAAAAGAGGAAATGACTTCAAGAGGTGAAGGAAAATTTTTAATTGTAAAAAAAAGGTGCAACAAATTAGCATCTACTGGTGTTCACAAATCAACAAACTAAAGATTACAAGCTACCAAGGGTCCAAGACCATCATTTGCAGAATGGATTTTGCAGCATCATTTTAGTGCTTCATAAAACAATTAGGCTACTAGAattagaaagtaaaaaaaaaagaaccaatcAAACAGTGAACCCGCTGAGGTTGCAGAGATTAGAGTACCTATTGAGATGGGTCGATTGAGGGGATTCTTTGAGCTTCAAACTTGAGTTGTGAATTCCACAAATTCTAGATAGAGAGGAAGATAGACATTAGTGGTTAGCTAAATAACATATGAATTGACCAAACAGCAGCATAGACTAATAATACTAACATCTGGATGCTTAAACAAGTAAGAAAGATCCAGCTAACACACTACGTGTTCTAATAGCTAACATGCTTTTGCAAGTACTACATAGAAATTTGCCCCTACGTTGGAGGGCAGGAGCTCCCCTAATTGGCTAAAAACCGGAGGCGACTATATGTTAAACATGAAAGGGGCTCCAAACAAAAGTCAGGTCATTAAATAGTAATTAATGCTAATGATTAGGTTAACTAAGCTAAATAAGATTATTAAACTAATCATTTCATTTATACTCCATTCGTACCATATGTATAGGTGGAGGTACCAACTTtcttagattaagaaaaaaaaattgatttcataaatatccatgttttttcctGTTTTGTCCTTTGTTATATTTCCTATGTTAGAGACATAAACCCAATTATGATGATAACCAAGCAACATaaataagggtaaaatagttaaAAGCCATCTTGGAATTGCTATTCCGCCTATCTAATGGTACATGGAAAAAGCTATATTCCGCCTATAAAATGGGTACGAAGGGAGTAATTaatatttgaaaatcaaaataaaaagttcgggatttttcttttttctgaagcTAGAGTTatggttgggaaacctaactgtATATTTTatatacggttgggagttcatattttccgAACCGTAAACAAAATCTGGATAAGTTACGGTTAGGTTTCCCAGCCGTAGAAAACATCAGGACAAGTTACGGTATGAAAAGTTTTGATGTTCTTTTGGAAAAATGACATACAATTCGGTTTCCTTAACGTATAGTgtatttacggttgggaaaatatttatttccaaccGTATTCACTACTGAAACCAATTTttcgaaccctaattttaatcaaaatttgatatatttttacAGAGAAAAAGGTGGGTTTGTTGATTCTTATCTGATTAAAGACGTTACTGATTTAGAATCAATGACTATCGTcgtcaaataaaaaaattgaagaaaaagggAAGAGACGATCGAGGAGGAGAAGCGAGCAAGAAAGAGGTGGAGGAGATGAAGAGAGAAGAAGcaggtttttctttttagtttaggTTAGGTTTTTGATTAAATTAGGGATTGAAAATATTATGTTTAAAGCCCTTATATTTATCAAACTAGGTTTGAGACCCTATATtaattagatttaggtttggAGCCCCTATATTGGGTCCCCTTTATCCATATTTAGGATAGTTGAATCCATATGagccctcaaaaccaaattcttgaaGCCCCTATTATAAGTTTCTTAAAGAGATCCTGCATGTTTTCGACCAAGTTGGTGTTGGGTCAATTTCCCTTATGTCACACTAGCCGTGGAATCTTCCATGTCCATTCTCCGTGTGTTTATTTGACACATGGACTTTAAGGGAAATTCTTATAACAATCCACAAAtacgttttgttttttttttgagccacgtggatgaactaACTACGTTATTAGAATATAATATTTAGAtaagataaaataggataaagtgagataaaatagtaTAAAAAGTTAGTAAAGAAATCAGGTGTTGTACTTGGCGTGAGTGGAAGAGTCGCGGGCGTGTAAAGAAGAGAAGTGGGCGTGTAAGGATGGTCCACGCGTTTTTGGTACAACCGCCAGCGAGTGTTTCACGATTGTCCGTCCTTCCTTCACATGCGCGTCTCTTTTTCCAACTCACTCCAACAAATTTCTCTAGTAACTTGTTGGTTTGTTTGTACGGGTGAAATATCGCACAACATTAATTCACAACTTCGCTCTGACCAAAACAGCCTTACGCACGAAGATACAATAATTATTAATGGATAGGACGAAGAGCAATCATGCGACAGGAGAGAAAGTATGTGAAGAGTAGACACGCGATTGATACAAGGCGATGATAACCTCTAAAGAAGAAGCacgaagaagaaagtagcagtgCGACAGAAAGGGACAGCTCTCAAAAGCCTAGCGAATAAGACAAACTGATACAGAATCTATCTTTAGAGATCTTGCGCGTGAATATGGTTGTCTTCTACTGATATATTTTCCTATATAAGGATTCAAATGAAAAGGAGAGAGAAACAGGTTAAGATAGAGTTCATTTGAGTAAGATAAGTTATCAAGAGAGAAAATAAGCTATAGTATCTAGCTTTCATCTTGTATTTCTTCATTGTTACGTGAAAACtcatcttgaatctcttgtaagaaCATCATATCGTTAATAAGTGTTTTTGAAGATCATTTTAGTGTCAAAGTAATtaataatatcattaatgtttgggTTGACTCATATAACTTAAgctttatgtttttatcattacaatgggtgtagttgtgggattttccgcaactatATCGTTCATCcgctttttcatgtttgttgagttcatAATAGAACCAAAATAAACAAATATTTGATTTGTTGAGTCTATAGGAACTTCTCCAAGATATTCGCTAAAGACAGCGACTTCACAACAATACTGTAAACCATACCGTAAGCCAAAAGGCATCGAAAAATCTTGGGGAAGATACTTTTCTTAAGTAATTCTGACCGAGTAAATTACTAGGGAAAATTTCGTAAGAGAATGGCCATACCATGGAATTTGGGTGGGGGGAGGGGGAGGCGATTATGATTATCTCTAGCGAGATCTTCTTGGAAATTTTATGAGGTAAACACAAGATTATTGTTTTCTCTAAGTATCCTGGTGGGAGTCGAAAAAGTTAGTTTTATTGAAGTGTGAGACAATAAACTTTTAGGGGGAATTGAACAAAGTTACTTTTATTGAAGTGTGGGATAATAAGCGTGGTACTAATTGCAACTGTTAATGCAATTTTCATTAATGCTAGAGATGTTCCTAATTCTTTTAGCGATTAGGTGGGGTTCGCCCTCCCGTAGAGATACATTTTTTATttggaaaatgggttatttgttcaATATCTATATAGTGTGAGGGTAATGGACTTGTAAAATATAGGTCTGGTTGGAAAAAACACCAGCCAATACAGTAGAACTTCGATAAATAAAATGATAGAATTTTTTGATTCCAATTATATTTGGATAAGACATATTTtaactcgataaattaataacttacGTGAGGTATCGATCGGAGATGAGTAGATATCACCGGTCCTTTATGTAAAGACCCACAACCTCGTCAACTCAATTTGACcgatcaagagacgatttagccgttaATGACTCGATTATTCAACTAACaacaataattaatagaaattaatcaaaAAATAATATGGAAATGAAACTAGTACCATTAGAGAAATCTCGAAAAATTATGAGAAATGGATTATTTGATCGTGTCATTTGGATACTAGATGAAGAATAAATCATCTGATTTGTGTGAAGGGTAAAATGGTTATTTTACAGAAAAAAATTTCttaagtcaatcatattttttttttggtgccCTATTAAAAAAATTACACCCTCTGTCCataattagatgagctagttgtagtttgcaaaTTTCTTAAGGCAAAGAGGAAAGAATataatttttaagtattttttataattatactcTTATATATAATTACCAGcaaatttatctctcaaactatacaatgGATATTCGTAAATTTTATGCTATCGGAAGACATTttaaaatacatatataaaaaatataaacatGAATATGAGATTATACAGATTTCTTATACTACCAACTTTAATAGTTCTACGCATTGTACGAAGGTGTTGGGATTACACTTAAGGTTGTTGCATACCAACTCCCAAACGTACGTGGTCGGCTCAAGTGTAATGCAATAGCATATCAAGCGCATCTTATTGTAGGTTTTATTAATGCTTGTCTACGTAGGAAATACTCAAACACAAGATTATTATTTGAGTATTTCCGGCGAGATCTTATTGTAGCATATTAAGCACATCCTGATTGCTCAGACAATTATGATTATCTCGGACGAGATCTTCTAGGAAATTTTATGAGGTAAACACAAGATTATTGTTTTCTCTAAGTATCCTGGTGGGAGTCGAAAAAGTTAGTTTTATTGAAGTGTGAGACAATAAACTTTTAGTGGGAATTGAACAAAGTTACTTTTATTGAAGTGTGGAATAATAAGCGTGGTACTGATTGCAACTGTTAATGCAATTTTCATCAATGGTAGAGATGTTCCTAATTCTTTTAGCGATTAGGTGGGATTTCGCCCTCCCGTAGAGATGCATTTTTTATTCGGAAAAGGGGTTATTTGTTCAAAATATATATAGTGTGAGAGTAATGGACTTACGTGATAGAATTTCGATAAATAAAATGATAGAATTTTTTGATTCCAATTATGTTTTGGATAAGATATATTTTAACTCTATAAACTAATAACTTACGTGAGGTATTGATCGGATATGAGTAGATATCACAGGTCCTTTATGTAAAGACCACAACCTCGTCAACTAAATTTGaccggtcaagagacgatttagccgttaATGACTAGATTATTCAACTATcaacaataattaataaaaattaatcaaacaatAATCTGGAAATGAAACTAGTACCATTAGAGAAATCTCGAAAAATTATGAGAAATGGACTATTTGATCGTGTCATTTGAATACTAGATGAAGAATAAATCATCTGATTTGTGTGAAGGGTAAAAACGTCATTTTACAGAAAAGAATTTCTTAAGTCAATCATATATTTGTTCTGGGCGCCCTATTAAAAAAATATTCCCTCTATCCCGAAATGGAtgagctagttgtagtttgcaaaTTTCTTAAAGCAAAGAGGAAAGAATataatttttaagtattttttataattatacccttataTATAATTACTAGtaaatttatctctcaaactgtaCAATGGATATTCGTAGATGTTATGTTATCGGAAGGCATTTTAAAATACatacataaaaaatataaacATAACTATTAAATTATACAGATTTCTTATACTACCAACTTCAATAGTTCTACCCATTGTACGAAGGTGTTGGGATTGCACTTACGGTTGTTGCATACCAACTCCCAAACGTACGTGGTCGGCCCAAGTATAATGCAATAGCATATCAAGCGCATCTCATTGTAGGTTTTTTTAATGCTTGTCTACGTAAGAAATACTCATAAGAGAACCCAATTAAACATCCTGATTGCTCAAACAATTATGATTATCTCTGGCGAGATCTTCTTGGAAATTTTATGAGGTAAACACAAGATTATTGTTTTCTCTAAGTATCGTGGTGGGAgcttagttagcaattcgggattcggtaaacgtacggaacggcaaacgtacgagtattatacggttttgtaaaatccagattcggtccaaaattcggtcaacgggacgtgattcgtcattaattcggaacggcatacgtacgtgtataattcgatttataaatgtgagttcgactctgaaaattcggtatatatatataacaaataatatgtgtatttataaggtcatagaccaatttttatgcatatgtgtgagttatttaaggaaaaaataacctcaatatgatgatattaataatatatacaacattagttatccaaaaggacgtcgtatggtggtttagatgcttggttattgagtttgagatctctctcaccttcaccttcaaatcttttcagtcgtttttgtttcataaaaattacaacacgtccaatattcggtcgtgtatgttcgggaggcagtaaagcccaaaaagtggagtctttgaaaagtaaaagctaaagaatttatggcgaattaagcggacgtatcattcgggatacgtaaaattcgtgaatgattcgcgaataatccgggaatgccacataatacgcgatttgggttcggagttgcaaacgtacgcgaataagacggtaaaattcgtgatacggaaaaattcgcgaatgattcgcgaatcattcgctgACTTACTAACTAGGGGAGTCGAAAAAGTTAGTTTTATTGAAGTGTGAGACAATAAACTTTTAGTGGGAATTGAAAAAAGTTACTTTTATTAAAGTGTGGGATAATAAGCGTGGTACTAATTGCAACTGTTAATGCAATTTTCATTAATGTTAGAGATGTTCCTAATTCTTTTAGCGATTAGGTGGGGCTTCGTCCTCCCGtagaaatgcatttttgattcggaaaatgggttatttgttcaAAATTTATATAGTGTGAGAGTAATGGATTTGTAAAATATAGGTCTCGCTGGAAAAAACACCAACCAATACAGTAGAACTTCGATAAATAAAATGATAGAATTTTATGATTCCAATTATTTTTGGATAAGATATATTTtaactcgataaattaataacttacGTGAGGTATCGATCGGAGATGAGTGGATATCACCGGTCCTTTATGTAAAGACCCACAACCTCGTCAACTCAATTTGaccggtcaagagacgatttagccgttaatgactcgattattcaactatcaacaataattaatagaaattaatcaaacaattaTATGGAAATGAAACTAGTACCATTAGAGAAATCTCGAAAAATTATGAGAAATGGACTATTCGATCGTGTCATTTGGATACTAGATGAAGAATAAATCATCTGATTTGTGTGAAGGATAAAATGGTTATTTTACAGAAAAGAATTTCTTAAGTCAATCATATATTTGTTCTGGTCGCCCTGTTAAAaaaatactccctctgtcctgaattagatgagctagttgtagtttgcaaacttctTAAGGCAGAGAGGAAAGAATataatttttaagtattttttacaattatacccttatataTAATTACTAGtaaatttatctctcaaactgtaCAATGGATATTCGTAAATTTTATGCTATCGGAAGACATTtcaaaatacatatataaaaaatataaacatgactatcaaattatacagaTTTCTTATACTATCAACTTCAATAGTTCTACGCATTGTACGAAGGTGTTGGGATTGCACTTAAGGTTGTTGCATACCAACTCCCAAACGTACGTGGTCGACTCAAGTGTAATGCAATAGCATATCAAGCGCATCTTATTGTAGGTTTTATTAATGCTTGTCTACGTAGGAAATACTCATAAGAGAACCCAATTAAACATCCTGATTGCTCAAACAAACGCGACCAGAATCCAAATTGAGTCTGACCAAATATAATCCCACTACTTGGTAACTATATATAGATTTCATTGACAAATCAGAGATTTCGAGTGGTTAAGCATAGTCTTCCGGCAGCCACATTCACTTGGCCTAAAATGACCCCACTGATGGAAAATATTTTTCCAACTCCCAAATAGTGTCTCACATAACCTAATCAACCACATGGGCACTACTTATTTTCGAGGTACCACGTTTATGTTACATCCATTTTTTCCCACAAAATTGTAGTGGGATAAAGTATAGGAGATTGCAGAGTTGGACAAGCCTTATCGCATGACTAGGTTGCCTGATACTAGCTCTGATTACCAAATTCACTCGGCAAAGCCCAGCAGAAGCGAAAATGGACTGCAACCCATGATTTTTGCCCAATTGGCTACTCCAGGTTTTCTTTTAAtgtcttgattgcacctagtttgattattcttgagagccttctcttatgACATAAGGTTACTCAAACTAGACCAACAGATTGGTAGttcagatctaattttagatCTGACGTTGACTTCTGATCATTCATTATTAACATACCACGTTATGTGCGTGATCGATTTAAGTTGGTTTCAATTCGTCATTGTGCAtgtacaaaaaaaatattgaatatttgaagagacaaagattttcttattggtttcgtttCTTTGTAACTTTGCTTCGTACACAAACTTGATCCGTTAGGATGTGACTAAATCTAGTTTATCTTTGATTATTAGTCGTGTCAAGATCGAAAGCTGTCATTTGACAGTATTTTTCAGTATCAGAATCTGATAGTTTGTTTGAATTGACCTTGTTAAATGTTAATCCATATCTTGGAACATCTTACCTAACGAATTAAGGATTCATTGGTTTAAACAGAAGAGTCTTTGTTGGATACTGAACTATTATATGTCTAACTAAATTCATGAGATAAAAAGAGATTTTGTTTGGAATATTTTACCTAACAAATTAAGGATTCATTGGTTTAAACAAAAGAATCTTTGTTggataccaaacagattagtcctttactgtttggaagatgatccaAAGGGATTGAGTGCTAGAAGTCTTCATAGCCGCCGAAACAACTTAAGATAATAGACTCTATTTTAGGATTCACGTGTGTTGGCCAGATTGGAAGTAAGCGAAGGGATAATGAGGAAATTACGAAATTATGGGTAGTTcactggtctcaactatacgaagttggtagtggtctttgaataacgacttaattctgagattaaaaactgaACAAAATCCCGAAATTTTTATGCATTTACGGATTCCTCACTAGTAAAATATTGTTGtgtgcttttattttacttttcgcattatatttttgtgTCAACTATAATAAAGTGATTGCACTTGTACGCTAATCCAAACACACCCATATAGTTTATGGTGCGGTTTcagatttatattatatttttagtGTATACCTTATAATTGCTATCTTCTTAAGGGTTCATGTCTGACGTACAAATATTAAAATTGATAAGTTTACAAAGAGATCCAAGCAAATCAAAATCAGAGCTAGGGAGCTTTTCCTAATGGTCGTAGTCTAGTTACTTACGGTTATTGCAAATACTATGCTGATCATcgtagtggtggaggtggtagcCGGCCTGGCATCGGCATCGGCATATCATTACTTTAAAAAATTAGAAGCTAGTAATAAAGATTAATTAATAATATTTAAACGGATCCATTTAAGTTTTATTTATGCGGAGTTGCGGACCAACCTTAAGCTGATAATATTTAAACATGCATCATTAGTACAGCAAGTATGTGTACATGAACTAAGCCTTTTTGTCACAGTGGCTAGCCACGGCTTTAGTAATACAGCTTGCCAATTCCACATACTCGGTTGGATCAGGGccatcttcattttctttctcatATTCCAAACACCATTTTACTAAACAGCTTTGTTTATCACCTCCTGGTGTAACTAATGGAGTTACACTCACGTTATACTCAAACTTAGTATACACACGCAAAAGATCACCATCAGTCATTTTGAAACTAATAGTCATACTTTCGTCATCCACGGCTTCAGTCTTCTCCGTCAACGTTACAGAAGTCCCTAAATATCATAACAGAATCTTCAATTAATGAGGTCATCGTTAAGATAGTTAATCACCTATCTTATTTTTAAAATTTGGCTTAACAAAATTCCCTTATGCAAGTGTATAGACATTAATGGtgagtttggatgtagaattttaaggATGGGATTTGTGGGTGCAGggaatttggtggaattacgtttCCCTCGCTACATTTGGTTACCCAAATTTCTGGAATTACGTTTCCGACGTGATTcacttttccagcaaatcctccatatggagtccgacctcTCCCCTAACATTTGTTGGGAAACTTATCAGGagatttatggacccactttttttactccaaatttcatatatatacgaTTTTAAGATTCTTAGAGCAATGCCAAACAATACATGGACTTTAACACAAGAAAATTTAATGAATCCTAGAAATCTCAACTGAGTTACCATACATACGAgggatttacatgaatcccagaatttATAATCACGTGGGATTACAAATTCCTGAAAATTGTGAATTCTGCAACTAAACCCACCATAAATAAATCTCGTGGTGAAACAATATTTGTCGTACTTACCCATAATAAGTTTCCAAAGCCAAACAGTGCCCACACTTTTTCCATCTCCTGCAAGAATTTGGACACCTTGAATACAAGAGGAAGAAGCTTTGGGTACTTGGTCCTTTCATTCTTAAGAAAACCATAAAATTGGTCTGCCGAGCAGTTTTTTGCCTCATCTTGAACCTGTATCCTGTGAATTTGAGCCATTAGTAATAGTACGAACTATATGATTGGAAATAAGAAATTAACCGGTTCACAGTTCCAAGTGTATATCACCGGATATTTATGGAGCGcattatatagacttttataaaCTTCTGGACTGTACACTTCTGGGCTAGTTGATTACATATCCAAAGCAGGGCATCATTTGATGTCATTTAAATGATATCACATCTGTCATTCTAACTTGACAACATATGCATCTGTTAGTGATACTATAAAGGTAAAACACAAATTAAGTAAGCACATGTAAGTGCGATGAGAAAGTGGAGGAGATCATATTACTTCTGTGTCTCTTTGATACAAAGGTGATCAACCTTTATATAGCTAGCTGACCCATAGGTTAAGGAAGTCCGTGCGATGACACTTCATTTCATAATAGCTGAGTCACTAGCACATCTGTCTATTAGGTGGACAACCACACCATTAGCCAATAGTATTATAACACTCCTCCTTGAATGTCCACCGTCTTAAAATGTTGTTTTGTCAAAATATTGTCTGAAAAATTCAATTGGGACAAAAAATGGTTGAAAGGAAAAGAGTGTAATACTGGTAGCCTTAAAACGGTGACAGTCGTCTCTGATCATCTCTTTCGTTAAAGATGCGTCAGGAATACCTTTTAGGACAAGACCTGTACGCTGGGAGCTCGCAACATTATTGTCGATGCAGCTTCTTTGGCTTCGGGTAGAACTTATTAGGAAAACCGTGTGCGGTAAAAACTTGATTTAAGGGTATGAGAATCCGATTACTGATTCTGCCAAAAGTTCTATGGATATCCATTTCTTTGGATGATGCTCACCGTTCTAAGTTGTTATATCATTGAAAACCTCGTCAGTAAAATCCATAGGGATAAAACCTGAACGGAGGAAAATATGAGTTCTTATAACTATGATAAACCCGCAGatgttgtctcgttaaaacctttCCCGGAAAAACTCAGAGGGATAAAAAccaggacgaaggaaaaagagtacaacacgtcGAACTGCGGATAGCAGTGGACTcgcatgcctcattaaaaccttgacaagaaaaacccagtgggacaaaaccttgactaaggaaaaagagtacacgacgTAATGCCCATATATCCATAGTCTTCCATGGATTTACTCCCCCTGATGAGAAGCCTTCTCGGTTGATCATTATGCCCGGTAGTACTGTTTAGAATTATGGACCACCCTTTAAAGTCTTCTGCAGCTCCAGCTTCCTTTAGTTGAGAAAATCAGTCTGATTTTCCCCTGTGCAATTTCTTTATGATCATCTGGTTGTGCCAGCCTTTTATATATTCTCCACTAGATTTGTCTGAACAATCATAATCTCTCGGAGGATACACAAGTTCCTCTTTTACAATACTATTAACTAGGAAAATATTTAGTTGCTTCAACGACCCTGCCAAAAATCAAAACATAAACAGTCCGATTAGcttttatttgtgggagacattcAGCGATCTTTCATGCAAAAGATCAAGCTTAATGGTACCGTGAAGATGAAGGAGCTTTTTCCGGACCAATGTCTCGATATTGGTGTTGGGTAGAACCAGGCTTACATGTTTACTACAAACCCAATATCAGGTATCTATAGCATATTTCAGCTAATGAACCAGTTACACATCTTTTGTGTAATGCAAACCACAGAGTGATACATCTCCTTTGTTGAGATGTAAATCGATCAATCTTAAAAATAAGAGATCGAATGATTAACTTATCCATTTAAACATGTCTAAAACCTTTATGGTTGATGAAATTAAAGGACTTCTAGCTACGATGCTCAATCAAATTGAGCCATTGTTTTACCGAGATTTTCCATCTCGAACTCCTGCTTTAAGCATTTTTTTGCTTTAgagaactcttcaggagttccaaTAAAGTAGATGTTGCATAAACAAATCTAGTAAATGCACAATTTATGAGCATATAAGATGGTTTACATATCCCTGGATAACATAAACATTCACTTAGACGATTGATTACTTTCGTCCTTGTTGAGTAAATGTATATGACATGGTAATTCAACTGATAGTTAAAAACTTCAGGAATTTATATGCAGTTTTTCATAAAGATCCGCAGTAAACACATCCACTAGATGCACATCG
The nucleotide sequence above comes from Papaver somniferum cultivar HN1 unplaced genomic scaffold, ASM357369v1 unplaced-scaffold_115, whole genome shotgun sequence. Encoded proteins:
- the LOC113329171 gene encoding major latex protein 146-like; this translates as MAQIHRIQVQDEAKNCSADQFYGFLKNERTKYPKLLPLVFKVSKFLQEMEKVWALFGFGNLLWGRGRTPYGGFAGKVNHVGNVIPEIWVTKWTSVTLTEKTEAVDDESMTISFKMTDGDLLRVYTKFEYNVSVTPLVTPGGDKQSCLVKWCLEYEKENEDGPDPTEYVELASCITKAVASHCDKKA